The Sulfurihydrogenibium sp. genome has a segment encoding these proteins:
- the murB gene encoding UDP-N-acetylmuramate dehydrogenase — protein sequence MILKTIEHQENIDLRNFCTIKVGGKGKIVYFPKDHKEISILIKEYDNIYPLGIGSNLIFSDGVVNRVFVHSKNLKKYEIENQNDIFYITAEAGVSFKTVVSVVKKYNLEGFENLSGIPATVGGATAMNAGAYGSEIFDLIEEVWWIDREGRLNHSKKEEIKYSYRYSQFQNEGFVYKVKLKLRKSDKNISEIIKNHLLDRNSKQPLDLPTAGSTYKNPPGTYAGKLIEAVGLKGYRINDIGFSEKHANFLVNYGNAEFKDLIKLLELAERKVLDEFNINLEREVKIID from the coding sequence ATGATTTTAAAAACAATTGAACATCAAGAAAATATAGACCTTAGGAATTTTTGCACTATAAAAGTTGGCGGAAAAGGAAAGATTGTATATTTTCCAAAAGATCATAAAGAAATCTCTATTTTAATTAAAGAGTATGATAACATCTATCCACTTGGAATTGGAAGCAATCTAATTTTTTCCGATGGAGTTGTGAATAGAGTTTTTGTCCACTCTAAGAATCTAAAAAAGTATGAGATAGAAAATCAAAACGATATTTTTTACATCACCGCAGAAGCCGGCGTAAGCTTTAAAACCGTAGTTTCAGTAGTGAAAAAGTACAACCTTGAAGGATTTGAAAACCTGTCCGGCATTCCTGCAACCGTTGGCGGGGCAACTGCAATGAACGCAGGAGCTTACGGAAGCGAAATCTTTGATTTAATAGAAGAGGTTTGGTGGATAGACAGAGAAGGACGGCTAAATCATTCAAAAAAGGAAGAGATTAAATACTCTTACAGATACTCCCAATTTCAAAACGAAGGTTTTGTTTATAAAGTGAAGCTAAAGCTTAGAAAAAGTGATAAAAACATATCAGAGATTATAAAAAACCATCTGCTTGATAGAAACAGCAAGCAACCCCTTGATTTACCAACAGCCGGGTCAACTTACAAAAATCCACCGGGAACATATGCCGGCAAACTGATTGAAGCAGTTGGCTTGAAAGGTTATAGAATAAACGATATAGGATTTTCTGAAAAACATGCAAACTTTCTTGTAAACTATGGAAATGCTGAGTTTAAAGACCTAATAAAACTATTAGAACTTGCCGAAAGAAAAGTATTAGACGAATTTAATATAAATCTTGAAAGAGAGGTTAAAATCATTGACTAA
- the murG gene encoding undecaprenyldiphospho-muramoylpentapeptide beta-N-acetylglucosaminyltransferase, producing the protein MKKVFVSGGGTGGHFYPALSVAENLKEKGFSITYIGTTNGIESKKDFPADEKILYPMKAVRGKSIIGKIQGVFSLLSTTFKVYNQIKKEKPDFSICFGGYTSIPLGLASFLAEVPLYIHEQNSIPSYSNKILSYFAKKVFITFELTDKFFDRKKTVLTGMPLRKNIVERAKNYVYKPNQTKTVLVVGGSQGAKKLSENAISLASEMKDIKFILIKGKWQVEVPNLENLTVYEYVDNMEDFYTSADVVISRSGSSSVNEILCFGKYAIFVPFPYAASNHQYYNVKWLKDLGLCELIEEKDLSKEVLKEALKDAFNKDLESLSKKIKEYAIFDSGEKIVENILNDFKNN; encoded by the coding sequence ATGAAAAAAGTTTTTGTCTCCGGCGGTGGAACAGGTGGTCATTTTTACCCTGCTTTATCCGTTGCAGAAAATCTAAAAGAAAAAGGATTTAGCATTACATACATCGGAACTACAAATGGAATAGAAAGCAAAAAAGATTTTCCGGCTGATGAAAAAATTTTATACCCAATGAAAGCAGTAAGAGGAAAATCTATCATTGGCAAAATTCAAGGAGTTTTTAGCCTACTGTCAACAACCTTTAAAGTCTACAACCAGATAAAAAAAGAAAAGCCGGATTTTTCAATCTGCTTTGGTGGTTATACATCAATACCTCTTGGACTTGCATCTTTTTTAGCAGAAGTGCCATTGTACATACATGAGCAAAATTCCATCCCGTCTTATTCAAATAAAATTCTATCTTACTTTGCTAAAAAAGTTTTCATAACCTTCGAACTTACAGATAAGTTTTTTGACAGAAAGAAAACAGTTTTAACAGGTATGCCTCTAAGAAAAAACATCGTAGAAAGAGCTAAAAATTATGTGTATAAGCCAAACCAAACGAAAACAGTTTTGGTTGTAGGTGGCAGCCAAGGAGCAAAAAAACTTTCTGAAAACGCAATATCCTTAGCTTCAGAAATGAAAGATATTAAATTCATCCTTATAAAAGGAAAATGGCAGGTAGAAGTACCAAATTTAGAAAATCTTACAGTTTATGAGTACGTTGATAATATGGAAGACTTTTACACATCTGCAGATGTTGTAATTTCTCGTAGTGGTTCAAGTAGTGTTAACGAGATTTTATGCTTTGGTAAATACGCTATCTTTGTTCCATTTCCTTATGCAGCGTCAAACCATCAGTATTACAACGTAAAATGGCTAAAAGATTTAGGTTTGTGTGAATTGATTGAAGAAAAAGATTTAAGTAAAGAAGTTTTAAAAGAAGCATTAAAAGATGCTTTTAACAAAGACTTAGAAAGTTTAAGCAAAAAAATCAAAGAATATGCGATATTTGACAGTGGTGAAAAAATCGTAGAAAATATATTAAATGATTTTAAAAACAATTGA